A genomic segment from Pseudoxanthomonas sp. CF385 encodes:
- a CDS encoding two-component regulator propeller domain-containing protein has product MMPDVRRACALLAGVLCALLLLPAHALEPRRAIGQFTHAWYENELPQGTVLSITQQADGAIWLATYGGLARHSGDGFETIDPRVAPALKSSAITAVSADRRGGVWVGTLNGGLYHRQGRTLDPVRLPDGIESVFGIVSDTAGGLWLTTNAGVVRMANGQPRLLGDADGFPPRGFYRAIVADRAGGVWIAADGVGVVHWQDGRARVYDERDGLPSNAVYSLAIDAAGTAWVGTQAGPAFFRDGRFQRDPRAAALDGRRIYTLYGDRDGSVWFAPLDVGLCRLTADHFSCDNTLAGLQGETVRSMFEDREGNLWIGTTSSGLHRLSPSKLVTVTGQMVSNAVRAVHQAPGGALWVGTDGAGLSRYDGAVLQPATDYNRQLPSQLVRAIRSDDAGQLWVAGTEGVTRFDAAGRARTFSLAEGLPGTIVFAFAPAREGGMWTGTLQGVARIDGTRVEVVDGTRGDDTRALYEDREGRLWIGLRSGLRCLFRGVVDTCGTDGLSGTSVFAFHPAVDGSLWLGTSVGIVRVRDGKVTRYLQRAGFHGDAVFALLDDGRGNLWFSSNRGIGRLAKAGFTALDRGEVQQLEPHWYGTSDGMLNAQGNGASQTPADRSDDGRLWFGTAKGVVIVDPDRMQGNPQPPPVAIERLLVDGVEVDPARAGRLGPGVERMELHFAAMSYVAPSAVRYRYKLEGFDRAWSEPGTGRAAYYTNLPPGDYVFRVMASNNDGVWNEEGAQLRFTLLPQWHQTWWLRTLAVLLVLGLLAVLVRLRLRAARARERALTHEVAQRTDALREANARLQHLAASDALTGIANRREFTRCLQLAWDDHAERDAPLAVLLVDVDEFKAYNDSYGHLGGDAALATLATHLADSLRSGDDLAARYGGEEFAILLPDCDADAALALARRLVADVQRLALPHRASSVADIVTVSIGAASLRPAQGGTPDALLHAADAALYRAKGEGRNRALPAA; this is encoded by the coding sequence ATGATGCCTGACGTACGGCGCGCCTGCGCCCTGCTCGCCGGTGTGCTGTGCGCGCTCCTGCTGCTCCCCGCCCATGCCCTGGAACCGCGCCGCGCGATCGGCCAGTTCACCCACGCGTGGTACGAGAACGAGCTGCCGCAAGGCACGGTGCTGTCCATCACCCAGCAGGCCGATGGCGCCATCTGGCTGGCGACCTACGGTGGACTGGCGCGCCACAGCGGCGACGGCTTCGAGACCATCGATCCGCGCGTGGCGCCGGCCCTGAAGAGCTCGGCGATCACCGCGGTCAGCGCCGACCGCCGCGGCGGCGTCTGGGTCGGCACGCTCAACGGCGGCCTGTACCACCGGCAGGGCCGCACCCTCGATCCGGTGCGCCTGCCCGACGGCATCGAGAGCGTGTTCGGCATCGTCAGCGACACGGCGGGCGGCCTGTGGCTGACCACCAATGCGGGCGTGGTGCGGATGGCGAACGGGCAGCCCCGCCTGCTCGGCGATGCGGACGGCTTCCCGCCGCGCGGCTTCTACCGGGCCATCGTCGCCGACCGCGCCGGCGGCGTCTGGATCGCGGCCGATGGCGTCGGCGTCGTCCACTGGCAGGACGGCCGTGCGCGGGTTTACGACGAGCGCGACGGCCTGCCCAGCAATGCGGTCTACAGCCTCGCCATCGATGCCGCGGGCACAGCCTGGGTCGGCACCCAGGCCGGTCCGGCGTTCTTCCGCGACGGCCGTTTCCAGCGCGATCCGCGCGCGGCCGCGCTCGATGGGCGGCGCATCTACACGCTGTACGGCGACCGCGACGGCAGCGTCTGGTTCGCGCCGCTGGACGTGGGCCTGTGCCGCCTGACGGCCGACCACTTCAGCTGCGACAACACCCTGGCCGGCCTGCAGGGCGAGACCGTGCGGTCAATGTTCGAGGACCGCGAAGGCAACCTGTGGATCGGCACCACGTCCAGCGGCCTGCACCGGCTCAGCCCGTCCAAGCTGGTCACGGTGACCGGGCAGATGGTCTCCAACGCCGTGCGCGCGGTGCACCAGGCACCCGGCGGCGCACTGTGGGTGGGCACCGACGGCGCCGGCCTGTCGCGCTACGACGGCGCGGTGCTGCAGCCGGCCACGGACTACAACCGGCAGCTGCCCAGCCAACTGGTGCGCGCCATCCGCTCAGACGACGCCGGCCAGCTGTGGGTGGCCGGCACCGAAGGCGTCACCCGCTTCGATGCCGCGGGACGGGCCCGCACCTTCAGCCTGGCGGAAGGTTTGCCGGGCACGATCGTGTTCGCCTTCGCCCCGGCCCGCGAGGGCGGCATGTGGACCGGCACCCTGCAGGGCGTGGCGCGGATCGACGGCACGCGGGTCGAAGTCGTGGACGGCACGCGTGGCGACGATACGCGCGCCCTCTACGAAGACCGTGAGGGCCGCCTGTGGATCGGCCTGCGCAGCGGCCTGCGCTGCCTCTTCCGCGGCGTGGTGGACACCTGCGGCACCGACGGCCTGTCCGGCACCAGCGTGTTCGCCTTCCATCCCGCCGTCGACGGCAGCCTGTGGCTGGGCACCAGCGTGGGCATCGTGCGCGTCCGTGACGGCAAGGTCACCCGCTATCTCCAGCGCGCCGGTTTCCACGGCGATGCGGTGTTCGCGCTGTTGGATGACGGTCGCGGCAATCTCTGGTTCAGTTCGAACCGCGGCATCGGCCGCCTCGCCAAGGCCGGCTTCACGGCGCTCGACCGCGGCGAAGTGCAGCAACTGGAACCGCACTGGTACGGCACCAGCGACGGCATGCTCAACGCGCAGGGCAACGGCGCCTCGCAGACGCCGGCGGACCGCAGCGACGACGGCCGGCTCTGGTTCGGCACCGCCAAGGGCGTGGTCATCGTCGACCCGGACCGCATGCAGGGCAATCCGCAACCGCCGCCGGTCGCGATCGAGCGCTTGCTGGTGGATGGCGTGGAGGTGGATCCGGCGCGCGCCGGCCGGCTGGGCCCGGGCGTTGAACGCATGGAGCTGCACTTCGCCGCGATGAGCTACGTGGCCCCCTCGGCCGTGCGCTACCGCTACAAACTGGAAGGCTTCGACCGCGCCTGGAGCGAACCCGGCACCGGTCGCGCCGCCTACTACACCAACCTGCCACCCGGCGATTACGTGTTCCGGGTGATGGCGAGCAACAACGACGGCGTGTGGAACGAGGAAGGCGCGCAGCTGCGCTTCACCCTGTTGCCGCAATGGCACCAGACCTGGTGGCTGCGCACGCTGGCGGTGCTGCTGGTGCTGGGCCTGCTGGCGGTCCTGGTGCGCCTGCGCCTGCGTGCCGCGCGGGCGCGCGAACGCGCCCTGACCCATGAAGTGGCGCAACGCACCGACGCCCTGCGCGAAGCCAATGCCCGCCTGCAGCACCTGGCCGCCAGCGATGCACTGACCGGCATCGCCAACCGGCGCGAGTTCACCCGCTGCCTGCAACTGGCTTGGGACGACCATGCCGAGCGCGATGCGCCGCTGGCGGTGCTGCTCGTCGACGTCGACGAATTCAAGGCCTACAACGACAGCTATGGCCACCTCGGTGGCGATGCCGCCTTGGCCACCCTGGCCACCCACCTGGCCGACAGCCTGCGCAGCGGCGACGACCTGGCGGCGCGTTACGGCGGCGAAGAGTTCGCCATCCTGCTGCCGGACTGCGACGCCGACGCGGCGCTCGCGCTCGCCCGGCGGTTGGTGGCCGACGTGCAGCGCCTCGCCCTGCCGCATCGCGCGTCGAGCGTGGCCGACATCGTCACCGTCAGCATCGGTGCCGCCAGCCTGCGACCGGCGCAGGGCGGCACGCCCGACGCGCTACTGCACGCCGCCGACGCGGCGCTGTACCGGGCCAAGGGTGAAGGACGCAACCGGGCCTTGCCGGCGGCGTGA
- a CDS encoding DUF6122 family protein, whose protein sequence is MEFRPVFHLVLHVIMPLVVARLCWPAQWKRAALWMLAAWVIDLDHLIADPIYAPGRCSIGFHPLHTWPAIAVYAGLAVPKKTRWFGIGLLIHVMLDGIDCLLM, encoded by the coding sequence CTGGAGTTCCGTCCCGTCTTCCATCTGGTGCTGCACGTCATCATGCCGCTGGTCGTGGCCCGCCTGTGCTGGCCCGCCCAGTGGAAGCGTGCGGCGCTGTGGATGCTGGCCGCCTGGGTGATCGACCTGGACCATCTGATCGCCGACCCGATCTACGCGCCCGGCCGCTGCAGCATCGGCTTCCATCCGCTGCACACCTGGCCCGCCATCGCCGTCTACGCGGGCCTGGCCGTGCCGAAGAAGACCCGCTGGTTCGGCATCGGCCTGCTGATCCACGTGATGCTGGATGGCATCGACTGCCTGCTGATGTAG
- a CDS encoding YaiI/YqxD family protein: MNDDAAPAPQVWVDADACPGPVKEILFRAGERAQVHVTLIANQWLRTPPSRFIRALQVQGGYDVADDAIVERAKAGDLVVTQDIPLAARVLANGAQAINPRGDRFTPDNIAERLSMRNFMDELRGAGVQTGGPAAFNARDRQAFANQLDRWLAARR; encoded by the coding sequence ATGAATGACGATGCGGCCCCGGCGCCGCAGGTCTGGGTCGACGCCGACGCCTGCCCGGGCCCGGTGAAGGAAATCCTGTTCCGCGCTGGGGAACGCGCGCAGGTGCACGTCACCCTGATCGCCAACCAGTGGTTGCGGACTCCGCCCTCGCGCTTCATCCGCGCCCTGCAGGTCCAGGGCGGCTACGACGTGGCCGACGACGCCATCGTCGAGCGCGCAAAGGCCGGCGACCTCGTCGTCACCCAGGACATCCCGCTGGCCGCGCGCGTGCTGGCGAACGGCGCGCAGGCGATCAATCCGCGCGGCGACCGCTTCACGCCCGACAACATCGCCGAACGCCTGTCGATGCGGAACTTCATGGACGAGCTGCGCGGCGCCGGCGTGCAGACCGGTGGCCCGGCCGCGTTCAACGCGCGCGACCGCCAGGCCTTCGCCAACCAGCTCGACCGTTGGCTGGCCGCACGTCGTTGA
- a CDS encoding VOC family protein yields the protein MTPKNTICLWYDHDAEEAANFYATIFPDSEVTAVHRAPGDYPSGKEGDVLTVEFTVYGIPCIGLNGGDTFKHSEAFSFQIATDDQEETDRLWNAIVGNGGAESACGWCKDKWGLNWQITPRVLTEAFTNPDKAVAKRAFAAMMEMRKIDVAKIEAAVRG from the coding sequence ATGACCCCGAAGAACACCATCTGCCTCTGGTACGACCACGATGCCGAAGAGGCCGCGAACTTCTACGCCACGATCTTCCCCGACAGCGAGGTCACCGCCGTGCACCGCGCCCCCGGCGACTATCCGTCCGGCAAGGAAGGCGATGTGCTGACGGTGGAGTTCACCGTGTACGGCATCCCCTGCATCGGCCTGAACGGCGGCGACACGTTCAAGCACAGCGAGGCGTTCTCCTTCCAGATCGCCACCGACGACCAGGAGGAGACCGACCGCCTGTGGAACGCCATCGTCGGCAACGGCGGCGCGGAAAGCGCCTGCGGCTGGTGCAAGGACAAGTGGGGCCTGAACTGGCAGATCACCCCGCGCGTGCTCACCGAGGCGTTCACGAACCCGGACAAGGCCGTGGCCAAGCGCGCGTTCGCGGCGATGATGGAGATGCGCAAGATCGACGTCGCCAAGATCGAGGCCGCCGTCCGCGGATGA
- a CDS encoding dihydrofolate reductase family protein codes for MRKLIVAVMVSLDGVIQGPGGPDEDRSGGFALGGWAWPYASDDEAMDGLFARPFSLVLGRRTYDIFAGYWPQVPSDAPHGGIADAFNAATKHVATHHPDTLAWAHSQALGDDPVGALRTLKREDGPDLVTQGSSDLIHQLLASDVVDELRLLVYPVLLGRGKRLFDGDEHPAAFRLASSRTTPTGIVIGRYEREGDVRTGSFAEG; via the coding sequence ATGCGCAAGCTCATCGTGGCCGTCATGGTCAGTCTCGACGGCGTCATCCAGGGCCCCGGCGGGCCCGACGAAGACCGCAGCGGCGGCTTCGCCCTCGGCGGTTGGGCCTGGCCCTACGCCAGCGACGACGAAGCGATGGACGGCCTGTTCGCACGCCCCTTCTCGCTGGTGCTCGGTCGCCGCACCTACGACATCTTCGCCGGCTACTGGCCGCAGGTGCCCAGCGATGCGCCGCACGGCGGCATCGCCGATGCGTTCAACGCCGCGACCAAGCACGTGGCCACGCATCATCCGGACACGCTGGCGTGGGCCCACAGCCAGGCGCTGGGCGACGATCCGGTCGGCGCGCTGCGCACGCTGAAGCGCGAAGACGGCCCCGACCTCGTCACCCAGGGCAGCAGCGACCTGATCCACCAACTGCTGGCCAGCGACGTGGTCGACGAACTGCGCTTGCTGGTCTATCCGGTGCTGCTCGGCCGCGGCAAGCGCCTATTCGATGGCGATGAGCACCCCGCGGCCTTCCGGCTGGCGAGTTCGCGCACCACGCCGACCGGCATCGTCATCGGGCGCTATGAGCGCGAAGGCGACGTCCGCACCGGCTCGTTCGCCGAAGGCTGA
- a CDS encoding DUF1801 domain-containing protein encodes MATKKAATKKAPARKAVAKQVATKPTSPRLLSGGNPQIPKGEGDAPVRAYLAAVPGWKQALAKRLDALVEKTVPGVRKAVKWNSPLYGAPGAEGWFLSFHCFERYLKVTFFRGQSLRPVPPEASKVPDVRYLHLREGEAFDEALLGGWIAQASRLPGEKM; translated from the coding sequence ATGGCGACGAAGAAGGCCGCCACGAAGAAGGCGCCTGCTAGGAAGGCGGTCGCTAAGCAGGTGGCTACGAAGCCGACATCGCCCCGCCTGCTGTCCGGCGGCAATCCGCAGATTCCGAAGGGCGAGGGCGATGCCCCTGTGCGTGCGTACCTGGCCGCGGTACCCGGCTGGAAACAGGCGTTGGCCAAGCGCCTCGATGCGCTGGTGGAGAAGACCGTGCCCGGCGTGCGCAAGGCGGTGAAGTGGAATTCGCCCCTCTATGGCGCACCGGGCGCTGAGGGCTGGTTCCTTTCGTTCCATTGCTTCGAGCGCTATCTCAAGGTGACCTTCTTCCGCGGCCAGTCGCTGCGGCCGGTGCCACCCGAGGCGTCGAAGGTTCCCGATGTCCGCTACCTGCATCTGCGCGAAGGCGAGGCTTTCGATGAAGCGCTGCTGGGCGGCTGGATCGCGCAGGCGAGCCGGCTGCCGGGCGAGAAGATGTGA
- a CDS encoding LD-carboxypeptidase has protein sequence MHSRRNFLGTAALAASALMLPLAGHAPAFAAAPRKRLLPLALNPGDTVGLVSPSAATDEPLDLQLAREAMEALGLKVKVAPHLAARRGHLAGTDAERAGDLNAMFADDEVKGIVCARGGSGAARLLPLLDYAAIRRHPKILLGYSDITALHNALLSQAGLVSFHGPIGIGSWNAFNADQFRRVFFEREQMEYRNSADKGDELVQRRNRTVTITGGKAQGELVGGNLSVLVALAGSPYLPDFRGKILFLEDVSEAPYRIDRMLSTLRLMGALDQVAGVIFGECTDCDPGNGYGSLTLPEIFDDYFKPLKVPVYRGAMIGHIRQQFIVPVGGRVEMDADAGTFRMLEPVFQR, from the coding sequence ATGCACAGCAGGCGGAACTTCCTCGGAACGGCGGCGCTGGCCGCCTCGGCCCTGATGCTGCCGCTGGCGGGCCACGCGCCTGCGTTCGCGGCCGCTCCGCGCAAGCGCCTGCTGCCGCTGGCGTTGAATCCGGGCGATACGGTCGGCCTGGTCAGTCCCTCGGCCGCGACCGACGAGCCGCTGGACCTGCAACTGGCGCGGGAAGCGATGGAAGCCCTCGGGCTGAAGGTGAAGGTGGCGCCGCACCTGGCTGCGCGCCGCGGTCACCTGGCCGGCACCGACGCCGAACGCGCGGGCGACCTCAATGCGATGTTCGCCGATGACGAGGTCAAGGGCATCGTCTGCGCGCGCGGCGGTTCCGGTGCGGCGCGGTTGCTGCCGCTGCTCGATTACGCGGCGATCCGTCGCCATCCCAAGATCCTGCTGGGCTACTCCGACATCACTGCGTTGCACAACGCGCTGCTGTCGCAGGCCGGACTGGTGAGCTTCCACGGCCCCATCGGGATCGGCAGCTGGAACGCGTTCAACGCGGACCAGTTCCGTCGCGTGTTCTTCGAGCGCGAACAGATGGAATACCGCAACAGCGCCGACAAGGGCGACGAACTCGTCCAGCGCCGCAACCGCACCGTCACCATTACCGGTGGGAAGGCGCAGGGCGAACTGGTGGGCGGCAACCTGTCGGTGCTGGTGGCGCTCGCCGGCTCGCCGTACCTGCCGGACTTCCGCGGCAAGATCCTGTTCCTCGAAGACGTTTCCGAGGCGCCGTACCGGATCGACCGCATGCTCAGCACGCTGCGCCTGATGGGGGCGCTGGACCAGGTCGCCGGCGTGATCTTCGGCGAGTGCACCGACTGCGATCCCGGCAACGGCTACGGCTCGCTGACGTTGCCGGAGATCTTCGACGATTACTTCAAGCCGCTGAAGGTGCCGGTCTACCGCGGCGCAATGATCGGCCACATCCGCCAACAGTTCATCGTGCCCGTGGGCGGCCGCGTGGAGATGGACGCGGATGCCGGCACGTTCCGGATGCTGGAGCCGGTGTTCCAGCGGTAA
- a CDS encoding DUF1801 domain-containing protein, whose product MSPTPKDTHDASRRIDARIDELRDWRGDVLARVRALIHEADPGVVEDVKWVKPTNPHGVPTWSHDGLVCTGEVYKAYVKLTFAHGAKIEDTDDLFNASLDGGTRRAIDLRERDVLQGAAFKALFLRAVAFNTAKKAKA is encoded by the coding sequence ATGAGCCCGACACCGAAGGACACCCACGACGCTTCGCGCCGCATCGATGCGCGCATCGACGAACTCCGCGATTGGCGTGGCGATGTGCTGGCGCGCGTACGCGCCCTCATCCACGAGGCGGATCCGGGCGTGGTGGAGGACGTGAAGTGGGTCAAGCCGACCAACCCGCATGGCGTACCGACGTGGTCGCACGACGGGCTCGTCTGCACCGGCGAGGTCTACAAGGCCTACGTGAAGCTGACCTTCGCGCACGGCGCCAAGATCGAGGACACCGACGACCTGTTCAATGCCAGCCTCGATGGCGGCACGCGTCGCGCGATCGACCTGCGCGAGCGCGACGTGCTGCAGGGCGCGGCGTTCAAGGCGCTGTTCCTGCGCGCGGTGGCATTCAACACGGCGAAGAAGGCCAAGGCCTGA